One window from the genome of Pyrobaculum ferrireducens encodes:
- a CDS encoding FAD-dependent oxidoreductase yields MVRVVVIGGGAAGASAAARARRLDPSAEVTLIERGSMITHAPCGMPYAIGGLVKSQDDLMTYSPEEFEKERNIKVLIRSEVVDVDVEKRNVTVKRGGSIEKIAWDKLVIATGAKPLVPKIPGVELKGVLTMRHPDEVPSLKGHLEKAKTVAVVGGGYIGVEMSEVMLEMGKKVLLFEMFDQVLPAALDPDVAALVAEEMKARGVELHLGEKVVEFRGDDHVNKVVTEKGEYSVDEVLLAVGVRPDVDLAVRTGAKLGETGAVYVNEYMETTVPDVYAAGDVAEKVHRLTGRRVWIPLAPTANKEGQVAGGNAVRSRVLKFPGVVGTAVTKFFNLYIARTGLSEREAAQLGFKTQSALIKARTKAHYMPGGGVVHVKLVAEESTGRILGGQIVGGSQVVASYADILAVALQSGYTVSDLFFSDIGYMPDTAPVWHPLIVAARVLSRGKL; encoded by the coding sequence ATGGTACGTGTAGTAGTAATTGGCGGGGGAGCCGCCGGGGCCTCGGCGGCGGCTAGGGCCAGAAGGCTAGACCCAAGCGCCGAGGTGACGCTCATCGAGCGCGGATCAATGATCACACATGCGCCCTGCGGCATGCCGTATGCAATCGGGGGGCTTGTTAAGAGCCAAGACGATCTGATGACGTACAGCCCCGAGGAGTTTGAAAAAGAGCGTAACATAAAGGTACTCATAAGATCTGAAGTCGTCGATGTTGATGTTGAAAAGAGGAATGTCACAGTTAAACGGGGCGGATCCATCGAAAAGATTGCGTGGGATAAGCTAGTCATCGCAACAGGCGCCAAGCCCCTAGTCCCAAAGATACCGGGGGTGGAGCTGAAGGGCGTCCTAACCATGAGGCACCCCGACGAGGTCCCCAGCTTGAAAGGACACCTAGAGAAGGCGAAGACTGTGGCCGTCGTTGGGGGTGGATACATCGGCGTCGAGATGTCGGAGGTGATGCTTGAAATGGGTAAGAAAGTGTTGCTTTTTGAAATGTTTGACCAGGTACTGCCCGCGGCTTTGGACCCCGACGTGGCGGCTCTCGTGGCTGAGGAGATGAAGGCGAGGGGGGTCGAGCTACACCTGGGGGAGAAGGTTGTGGAGTTTAGAGGGGACGACCACGTCAACAAAGTGGTCACGGAGAAGGGGGAATACTCCGTCGACGAGGTCCTGCTGGCCGTCGGGGTGCGGCCCGACGTAGATCTCGCAGTGAGAACGGGAGCTAAGCTTGGGGAGACCGGGGCCGTCTACGTAAATGAGTACATGGAGACGACGGTTCCCGACGTCTATGCCGCCGGCGACGTGGCGGAGAAAGTCCATAGATTAACCGGCAGACGTGTGTGGATTCCGCTGGCGCCCACCGCCAACAAGGAGGGGCAGGTGGCGGGGGGCAACGCCGTGAGGAGCCGCGTGTTGAAATTCCCCGGCGTCGTGGGCACCGCAGTCACCAAGTTTTTCAACCTCTACATAGCCCGGACAGGTCTAAGCGAGCGGGAGGCAGCTCAGCTGGGCTTCAAGACGCAGAGCGCGTTGATAAAGGCGAGGACCAAGGCGCACTACATGCCCGGCGGCGGGGTGGTTCACGTGAAGCTGGTAGCAGAGGAGTCCACCGGTAGAATTCTAGGAGGCCAGATAGTCGGGGGGAGCCAGGTGGTTGCCTCCTACGCAGACATATTAGCCGTCGCTCTGCAGTCGGGCTACACAGTCTCCGACCTCTTCTTCTCAGACATAGGCTATATGCCAGACACGGCGCCTGTCTGGCACCCCTTGATAGTGGCCGCTAGGGTGCTCAGCCGCGGTAAATTATAA
- the mdh gene encoding NAD-dependent malate dehydrogenase, producing the protein MITIIGSGRVGAAAAIIMGLMKIDTKILLIDIVKGLPQGEALDMNHMSSILGLDVEYVGSNEYRDMEGSDLVVVTAGLPRKPGMTREQLLEANAKIVAEIGREIRKYAPNSVVILTTNPLDAMTYVMWKATGFPRERVIGFSGVLDAGRLAYYAAKKLGASPASILPIVLGQHGESMFPVPSKSFLHGVPLSKLLTEEQLREVVEDTVKAGARITELRGFSSNWGPGAGLAIMAEAVKRDAKRSLIASVVLQGEYGVRDIPVEVPLILGRGGVVKILEVELTEEEKQKFMQSVEAVRKLVASIPPAYLQ; encoded by the coding sequence ATGATAACAATAATTGGAAGTGGGAGGGTGGGCGCGGCGGCCGCCATAATTATGGGCTTAATGAAGATAGATACAAAGATCTTGCTTATTGATATTGTAAAGGGGTTGCCACAGGGCGAGGCGTTGGACATGAACCACATGAGTTCTATACTAGGGCTAGACGTAGAGTATGTGGGTTCCAACGAGTACAGGGACATGGAGGGGAGTGACCTGGTGGTAGTCACCGCTGGGCTCCCCAGAAAGCCCGGCATGACGAGGGAGCAGTTGCTAGAGGCAAACGCCAAGATAGTGGCGGAAATAGGCAGGGAGATTAGGAAATACGCGCCTAACTCCGTGGTGATATTAACCACAAACCCACTCGACGCCATGACGTATGTGATGTGGAAAGCCACAGGTTTCCCGAGAGAGCGAGTTATTGGCTTCAGCGGCGTCCTCGACGCGGGAAGACTCGCCTACTACGCGGCCAAGAAGCTGGGCGCCTCCCCCGCCTCAATACTGCCAATAGTCCTTGGCCAACACGGCGAGAGCATGTTCCCAGTGCCGAGCAAGAGCTTCCTCCACGGCGTTCCGCTCAGCAAGCTACTGACAGAGGAGCAGCTGAGGGAGGTAGTTGAGGACACCGTCAAGGCCGGCGCGAGGATAACCGAGTTGAGGGGCTTCTCCTCTAACTGGGGTCCCGGCGCCGGGCTTGCCATCATGGCAGAGGCTGTGAAGCGCGACGCCAAGAGATCGCTCATAGCCTCCGTCGTCCTACAGGGGGAGTACGGCGTACGCGACATACCCGTCGAGGTGCCTCTAATCCTCGGGAGAGGCGGAGTCGTAAAAATCCTAGAGGTGGAGCTCACAGAGGAGGAGAAACAGAAGTTTATGCAGAGCGTAGAGGCTGTGCGGAAGCTCGTGGCCTCAATCCCGCCGGCCTACCTCCAATAA